From the Acidimicrobiales bacterium genome, the window CCTCGATGGTGGCGCTCGTGGCGGCGGAGGCGGGTCTGTCGCCCTCGTTCCTCGTCGGCGGGGAGGTCAACGAGATCGGCACGAACGCCGCGTGGTGCCCCGGCGAGTGGCTCGTCGTCGAGGCCGACGAGAGCGACGGAACCTTCCTCGAGCTCGCCCCGGAGGTCGCGCTCGTGACGAACGTCGAGCCAGATCACCTCGAGCACTACGGGTCCGTCGAGGCGCTGGAGCGCGCGTTCGGCCGCTTCCTCGCGAACGCGCCGCGGGCGGTCGTGTGCGCCGACGACGCCCGCGCGCGCTCCCTGGCGCCACCCACGGCCAGGACGTACGGCTTCGCCCCCGGCGCGCACGTGCGCATCGCGCGCTTCGCGGGAGGGCGTGCCTCGCTCACGCTCGGCCTCGAGGTCGACGGCGAGGCGGTCGACGACTGGACGGTGCCGGTGCCCGGGGCGCACAACGCCCGCAACGTCGCGGGCGCGGCGGCGGCCGCGCTCGAGCTCGGCATCCGGCTCGAGGTGGTCGGACGGGCGCTCGCCCGGTTCGCCGGCGTGGCCCGTCGCTTCGAGTTCCGCGGGGAGCGCAACGGGGTGACCTTCGTGGACGACTACGCGCACCTGCCGGGCGAGGTCGAAGCCGCGCTGTCGACGGCGCGCCTCGGCGGGTTCCGGCGCATCGTCGCCGTGTTCCAGCCGCACCGCTACTCGCGCGTCGAGGCGCTCGCGCCGGACTTCGCGCACGCCTTCGTGCAGGCGGACGTCCTCGTCGTGACCCCGATCTACGCCGCCGGCGAGAGCGCGCGCCCGGGCGTGTCCTCGAAGCTCATCGTCGACGCCGTGCTCGCCGCCCACCCCGAGGCGCGCGTCGTCAGCTGCTCGAGCCGCGGCGAGGTCGTCGAGTTCCTCGCCGCGACGTTGCGGCCCGGCGACTGCTGCCTCACGCTGTCCGCCGGAGACCTGACGAGCCTCGGCGACGAGCTCTCGGCCGGAGGGGCCGGTTGATGCCGCTCGCCGCCCGGGCGGCGGCGGTCGAGGCGGCGGCGCGCCTCCTCGGCGGGTGGGCGCGGCGCGACGAGCCGATCGGGGGGCGCACCACCTACCGCGTCGGTGGCCGGGCCGCGCTCTTCGTCGAGCTCGGCGAGCCCGGCGTGGCCGACGCGCTCTGCGAGGCCGTGGCCGAGACCGGCGTCGACGTGCTCGTCCTCGGCAGGGGCTCGAACCTCCTCGTCGCCGAGCGGGGCTTCGCCGGCGTGTGCGTCGCCCTCGGGCCGCCGCACGACGCGCTGCGCGTCGAGGCCGCGAGCGCGAGCCTCGAGGCCGGCGGCGCCGTGCCGCTCCCGGTCGTGGCGCGCCGGGCCGCCGCGGCCGGGCTCACCGGGATGGAGTGGGCGGTGGGCATCCCCGGGTCGGTCGGCGGTGCGGTGCGGATGAACGCCGGCTCCCACGGCTGCGAGACGGCCGACCGCCTCGTCTCGGCTCGCGTCCTCGACCTTCGCGACGGGGTCGGGCGCGACCTGCCCGCCGCGGCGCTCGCGCTCGGCTACCGGCGCTCGGCGATCGGGCGCTACGAGGTGGTCTGCTCGGCGCGCTTCGCGCTCGAGCGCGCCGAGGCGAGCCGGGCGCAGGCGCTCGTCGCGCAGCTCGTGCGCTGGCGCCGGGAGCACCAGCCCGGCGGGCGCAACGGCGGCTCCGTCTTCGCCAACCCCCCCGGCGAGTCCGCCGGCCGCCTCATCGAGGCGGCAGGGCTGAAGGGTCGGCGGCGCAACGGCGCCCGCGTGTCCACGAAGCACGCGAACTTCATCGTGGTCGAACCCGGAGGCACGGCCGACGACGTCTACGCGCTCGCCTGCGAGGTGCGCGAGGTCGTCGCGGCGCGCCTCGGCGTCGAGCTCGCCTGGGAGCTGGAGACCGTGGGGTTCGCGCCGTGAGCGCACCCTCCGTCGCGCCGGCGCGCGAGCGGCGGGCAGCGCCGCGACCGGACCCCAAGGTGCTGGCGCGGCGCGTCGCCGTGGCGCGCGCAGCGGGCCGCCGCCGCCTGCGCCGCGCCGGTGTGGCGGCGGCGGTCGTCGCCCTCGGCGTCCTCGCGCTCGTCGTGCTGCACTCGCCGCTGTGCTCGGTGCGCACCGTCACCATCGTCGGCGCGCGCCACACCACGCGCGCCGAGGTCCTCGCCGCCACGGGCTTGCGGGCCCATCCGCCGCTCATCGACGTGAGCAGCGCGCGGGCCGAGGCGGCCCTCGAGGCGCTGCCCTGGGTCGCGCGGGCGCGGGTCACGAAGCGGTGGCCGTCGGCCGTGTCGATCGTCCTCAGGGAGCGGGTCGCGGTCGCCGCCGCGCCGATTCCCGGTGGCCGGGTCGCGCTCCTCGACCCGAGCGGCCGGGTCCTCGAGGACGTGGCGCGCGCCTCGGGGGTGGTGCCGCTCGCCGGCCTCGCGCGCGTGCCGCGCCCGGGCGGCTTCGTCGAGGCGCCCGGCGCCTCCCTCGCTGCGGTCGCCGCCGAGGTCCCCGCCTCCCTCGTCGGCCGGATCGCCTACCTCGCCGAACGCCGTGGCCTCGGGGTCGTGTGCCGCATCGTCCACGGCCCCCTCGCCGTGCTCGGCACTGCGGCCGACCTGCACGAGAAGTTCGTGGCCCTCGCGACCGTCCTCGCTCGGGTGGATGTGACGGGAATCGTCACAATCGACCTGCGGGTTCCCTCGAGGGCGGTCTTGACCCCGTGAGGTGCCCGCCCTATGTTCACGACGTCCGAGTCCCTACCTGCTCCGGTCGCCCGCGCCGGGGCTCGCCAGCTCAGCTCGTCGTCTCCGAGTCGACCCGTCGGCGCGAGGGTCGCGGGCGGGCCGGGACGGACGCGCAGCGGGATTCCCGGTGCCGAGGGCTGGCGGTGAGGTTGTCCCGGGGAGTGGGTCAGCAGGGAGACGGGGGACAGAATTGAGCGGCGCATCGCAGAGCTTCATCGCCGTGATCAAGGTCGTGGGCGTGGGCGGCGCGGGCGTCAACGCGGTGAACCGGATGATCGAGGCCGGCCTGCGCGGCGCCGAGTTCATCGCGGTCAACACCGACGCCCAGGCCCTGCTCATGAGCGAGGCCGACATCAAGCTCGACATCGGCCGCCAGCTGACCCGTGGGCTCGGTGCCGGCAGCGACCCGGAGATCGGTCGCGCGGCCGCCGAGGACCACATCGAGGAGATCGAGGAGGTCCTGAAGGGCGCCGACATGGTGTTCATCACCGCCGGCAAGGGCGGCGGGACCGGCACCGGCGCGGCGCCGGTCATCGCCGAGATCGCCCGCAGCCTCGGGGCGCTCACGATCGGCGTGGTGACCCGACCGTTCGACTTCGAGGGGCGGCGCCGGTCGGTGCAGGCCGAGCAGGGGATCCAGCGCCTGAAGGAGAAGGTGGACACGCTCATCGTGATCCCGAACGAGCGCCTCCTGTCGCTCGCCGACGCGAGCACGACGATGGTGGACGCCTTCAAGATGGCCGACGAGGTGCTCCTCCAGGGGGTGCAGGGGATCACCGACCTCATCAACGTGCCGGGCCTCGTGAACACCGACTTCGCCGACGTGAAGATGATCATGAGCAACGCGGGCAGCGCCATCATGGGGATCGGCTCGGCGACCGGGGAGGGTCGGGCGGTGAACGCCGCCCGGCACGCGATCACGAGCCCGCTGCTCGAGGCCTCGATCGAGGGCGCCCGGGGCATCCTGCTCAACATCGCGGGCGGCTCGAACCT encodes:
- the murC gene encoding UDP-N-acetylmuramate--L-alanine ligase; translation: MSAPDLSRPRRVHVVGIGGAGMSAIATVLREMGHVVSGSDVKDGPALERLRALGVEVRVGHDAANVAGAEVVATSSAVPPGNVELAAARSAGVPIHSRAETLAAICAQRRTLAVAGTHGKTTTTSMVALVAAEAGLSPSFLVGGEVNEIGTNAAWCPGEWLVVEADESDGTFLELAPEVALVTNVEPDHLEHYGSVEALERAFGRFLANAPRAVVCADDARARSLAPPTARTYGFAPGAHVRIARFAGGRASLTLGLEVDGEAVDDWTVPVPGAHNARNVAGAAAAALELGIRLEVVGRALARFAGVARRFEFRGERNGVTFVDDYAHLPGEVEAALSTARLGGFRRIVAVFQPHRYSRVEALAPDFAHAFVQADVLVVTPIYAAGESARPGVSSKLIVDAVLAAHPEARVVSCSSRGEVVEFLAATLRPGDCCLTLSAGDLTSLGDELSAGGAG
- the murB gene encoding UDP-N-acetylmuramate dehydrogenase, which translates into the protein MPLAARAAAVEAAARLLGGWARRDEPIGGRTTYRVGGRAALFVELGEPGVADALCEAVAETGVDVLVLGRGSNLLVAERGFAGVCVALGPPHDALRVEAASASLEAGGAVPLPVVARRAAAAGLTGMEWAVGIPGSVGGAVRMNAGSHGCETADRLVSARVLDLRDGVGRDLPAAALALGYRRSAIGRYEVVCSARFALERAEASRAQALVAQLVRWRREHQPGGRNGGSVFANPPGESAGRLIEAAGLKGRRRNGARVSTKHANFIVVEPGGTADDVYALACEVREVVAARLGVELAWELETVGFAP
- a CDS encoding FtsQ-type POTRA domain-containing protein, with product MSAPSVAPARERRAAPRPDPKVLARRVAVARAAGRRRLRRAGVAAAVVALGVLALVVLHSPLCSVRTVTIVGARHTTRAEVLAATGLRAHPPLIDVSSARAEAALEALPWVARARVTKRWPSAVSIVLRERVAVAAAPIPGGRVALLDPSGRVLEDVARASGVVPLAGLARVPRPGGFVEAPGASLAAVAAEVPASLVGRIAYLAERRGLGVVCRIVHGPLAVLGTAADLHEKFVALATVLARVDVTGIVTIDLRVPSRAVLTP
- the ftsZ gene encoding cell division protein FtsZ, encoding MSGASQSFIAVIKVVGVGGAGVNAVNRMIEAGLRGAEFIAVNTDAQALLMSEADIKLDIGRQLTRGLGAGSDPEIGRAAAEDHIEEIEEVLKGADMVFITAGKGGGTGTGAAPVIAEIARSLGALTIGVVTRPFDFEGRRRSVQAEQGIQRLKEKVDTLIVIPNERLLSLADASTTMVDAFKMADEVLLQGVQGITDLINVPGLVNTDFADVKMIMSNAGSAIMGIGSATGEGRAVNAARHAITSPLLEASIEGARGILLNIAGGSNLKLFEVNEAAQTIHGVAHPDANIIFGSVIDDSLGDAVRVTVIAAGFDRFEERASQRGARAEQQAARGAEPERPPVDVFAVGGDEVDLGDDDFDVPSFLR